From a region of the Corythoichthys intestinalis isolate RoL2023-P3 chromosome 7, ASM3026506v1, whole genome shotgun sequence genome:
- the LOC130918383 gene encoding 5-hydroxytryptamine receptor 3A-like → MYESISLRRRPMLYVVNLLIPCCFLITVDLFSFLLPLQKVDRSLFKMTLILGYTVFLMLMNDTLPITGNTIPLINVFMSLCLALMVVSLLETTLITNLLHSSKNYSEVPCWIRLLVIHIMGRLVCPHSMLLRAQNLNENYSFSSASSTTDLTDSTQRAGEREVHEAEGSLDQDEAVEELRSVARDLRVIRMKLEEELNVSQSTEEWIQVGFIIDRMLFSVYVIFLSVSFVSIIVIWVDSYNQPHDIT, encoded by the exons ATGTATGAGAGT ATTTCACTTCGGCGCAGGCCCATGCTGTACGTGGTCAACCTCTTGATTCCCTGCTGCTTCCTCATCACAGTGGACCTCTTCAGTTTCCTGCTGCCTCTTCAAAAGGTTGACCGCTCTTTGTTCAAGATGACCCTCATCCTGGGCTACACTGTCTTTCTGATGCTCATGAACGACACGCTGCCTATCACAGGAAATACAATTCCCCTAATTA ATGTGTTCATGTCCCTTTGCCTGGCTCTGATGGTGGTGAGTCTTCTGGAGACCACTCTAATCACAAATCTGCTGCACAGTTCAAAGAACTACTCAGAGGTTCCTTGCTGGATACGATTGCTAGTCATTCACATAATGGGACGCCTG GTATGTCCACACAGCATGCTTCTGAGAGCgcaaaatttaaatgaaaactATTCATTCTCATCTGCCTCTTCTACAACAGACCTGACCGATTCCACTCAGAGAGCAGGTGAGAGAGAGGTCCATGAAGCTGAGGGGTCTTTGGACCAGGACGAGGCCGTAGAGGAGCTGAGAAGCGTGGCAAGAGACCTCCGAGTCATCCGGATGAAATTGGAAGAGGAGCTGAATGTGAGCCAGAGCACAGAGGAGTGGATCCAAGTGGGTTTCATCATAGACCGCATGTTGTTTAGCGTCTATGTCATCTTCTTATCAGTTAGCTTCGTCAGCATCATTGTCATATGGGTCGACTCGTACAACCAGCCTCATGATATTACTTAG
- the LOC130918385 gene encoding 5-hydroxytryptamine receptor 3C-like: MQNCSSPDGPALLEALRPVFDLRAIRPVVNISIPSIVNVDFVVVGILGVDEKAQLLTTFIMQMLWWKNEFISWDQKQCSAQWITVPRKLLWIPDIVINEFMEKNTAQFTPYVVVFNNGMVMDIQPVRVVSSCRLDIYTFPFDIQNCTLTFNSYMHRISTLRIGRLYSEENIFNFSKRMMATMGEWELIGIKALQQLQNSSNNEIYEDLRFFVRAVFR; the protein is encoded by the exons ATGCAAAACTGCTCTAGCCCAGATGGCCCTGCCCTCCTGGAGGCTCTCAGGCCTGTCTTCGACCTCAGGGCCATTCGACCTGTTGTGAACATTTCAATCCCTAGTATTGTCAATGTTGACTTTGTCGTGGTTGGCATTCTGGGAGTG GATGAAAAGGCTCAGCTCTTGACAACATTTATCATGCAGATGTTG TGGtggaaaaatgaatttattAGCTGGGACCAAAAACAGTGCAGTGCCCAGTGGATTACAGTCCCAAGAAAATTGCTTTGGATCCCTGATATCGTCATCAATGAGTT TATGGAGAAGAACACAGCTCAGTTTACACCTTACGTGGTTGTGTTTAACAACGGTATGGTGATGGACATTCAGCCTGTCAGAGTGGTGAGCTCTTGTAGGCTCGACATCTACACCTTCCCATTTGACATCCAGAACTGCACTTTAACCTTTAACTCCTATATGCATCGGA TTTCTACTTTGCGGATTGGCCGCTTATATTCAGAAGAGAACATTTTCAATTTTTCCAAGAGAATGATGGCTACGATGGGAGAATGGGAGCTGATTGGAATCAAAGCATTACAACAGCTGCAAAATTCTTCAAATAATGAAATTTATGAAGACCTTCGCTTCTTTGTAAGGGCCGTCTTCCGTTAA